The following proteins are co-located in the Gloeocapsa sp. PCC 7428 genome:
- a CDS encoding PetM family cytochrome b6-f complex subunit 7 — protein sequence MGEMFTATILCLTLIPVGIVLGFLLLKIQGGEESEL from the coding sequence ATGGGCGAGATGTTTACAGCAACCATTTTGTGCCTCACCTTGATTCCTGTTGGCATCGTTTTGGGTTTTCTCTTGCTCAAAATTCAGGGAGGTGAAGAAAGCGAATTATAG